One Cardinium endosymbiont cEper1 of Encarsia pergandiella genomic region harbors:
- the ruvB gene encoding Holliday junction branch migration DNA helicase RuvB, with amino-acid sequence MEHDLINGPCSVLKKPEEQLDKALRPLQFNDFFGQEKLVQNLQIFVAAAKQRKEALDHVLLHGPPGLGKTTLAYIISYELNTNIKVTSGPVLDKPGDLAGILTSLEPSNVLFIDEIHRLNPIVEEYLYTAMEDFKIDIMLDAGPNARSVQLALNPFTLIGATTRSGLLTAPLRARFGINARLDYYHTTLLTKIVQRASSIWGSPIDQEAAYEIARRSRGTPRIANNLLKRTRDFAQIKGDGHITQAIVALSLTALNVDENGLDEMDKRILINIIQKFKGGPVGLTTIATACLEEAETIEEVYEPFLIQEGYIKRTPRGRVATEAAYKHLGFPYTADLFDK; translated from the coding sequence ATGGAGCATGATCTTATCAATGGCCCCTGTAGCGTGCTCAAAAAACCAGAAGAGCAGCTTGATAAAGCCCTACGGCCCCTTCAATTTAATGATTTTTTTGGGCAAGAAAAATTAGTCCAAAATCTACAGATATTTGTAGCAGCTGCTAAACAGAGAAAAGAAGCTTTAGACCATGTGTTGTTACATGGTCCTCCTGGTTTAGGTAAGACAACACTGGCCTATATTATTTCCTATGAGCTGAATACCAATATAAAAGTTACTTCTGGACCTGTATTGGATAAACCAGGCGATTTAGCTGGCATTTTGACCAGTTTAGAACCTTCTAATGTACTTTTTATAGATGAGATTCATCGTCTAAATCCCATAGTAGAAGAGTATTTATACACTGCCATGGAGGATTTTAAAATAGATATTATGCTGGATGCAGGTCCTAATGCACGTAGTGTACAATTGGCACTTAATCCTTTTACATTAATTGGAGCGACCACCCGCTCAGGTTTGCTAACCGCACCGCTACGGGCCCGTTTTGGTATTAATGCGCGATTGGATTACTACCATACCACATTGCTGACTAAAATCGTTCAGCGCGCCAGTAGTATATGGGGTAGCCCTATTGATCAAGAAGCTGCTTATGAAATTGCCAGACGCAGTAGAGGCACCCCACGTATAGCCAATAATCTGCTGAAACGTACCAGAGATTTTGCGCAGATTAAGGGGGATGGACACATTACCCAAGCTATTGTTGCATTAAGTTTAACTGCTTTGAACGTAGATGAGAATGGACTTGATGAAATGGACAAACGGATTCTTATCAATATTATTCAAAAATTCAAAGGTGGTCCCGTAGGGCTTACCACTATTGCAACTGCTTGTCTAGAGGAAGCAGAAACCATAGAAGAAGTATATGAACCATTTCTTATTCAAGAAGGGTATATCAAACGCACGCCACGTGGAAGGGTCGCAACAGAAGCCGCCTATAAGCATTTGGGATTCCCTTATACCGCTGATCTTTTCGACAAATAG
- a CDS encoding CPBP family intramembrane glutamic endopeptidase has product MWLKIRLLKRLTLFCIGLYFPIKFFILWIKSTNKPLCHHYTLEHFIFRIIICCLAFIYYLYLQQNKGIKDSIVPSRYKLMIGTVLLQLTMTFGLLLLSSIQEALWYPNVQSIRHFSSSIDFLYRGIIEISCLAAILEELLFRGILEKLLYKIISTRLWITLTSALAFSLMHGNMRNNLLYFVMGCFLSHLYYHTQDIIYPMIAHGLHNLCAISIMYLKLDEPLDLAINSLSIITRIILAIGALLAVYQYVTYRLTQPKTKNTI; this is encoded by the coding sequence ATGTGGTTAAAAATCAGATTACTCAAACGATTAACCCTATTTTGTATAGGACTTTATTTCCCTATTAAGTTTTTTATCCTATGGATTAAGTCAACGAATAAACCTTTATGCCACCATTACACACTTGAGCACTTTATATTCCGCATCATCATTTGTTGCCTTGCTTTTATTTATTATTTATACCTACAACAAAATAAGGGCATAAAAGATAGTATAGTACCCTCTCGCTACAAATTAATGATTGGTACGGTATTATTGCAACTCACAATGACATTTGGCTTACTCTTACTAAGCAGCATTCAAGAAGCATTATGGTATCCTAATGTACAGTCTATACGACATTTTAGTAGTAGCATCGATTTTTTATACCGTGGGATTATAGAAATAAGCTGCCTGGCTGCTATTTTAGAAGAACTACTCTTTCGAGGTATTTTAGAAAAACTACTCTACAAAATCATTTCTACCAGATTATGGATCACACTAACTAGTGCGTTAGCCTTTAGTCTGATGCACGGTAATATGCGCAATAACTTATTGTATTTTGTGATGGGATGCTTTCTGAGCCATCTATACTACCACACCCAAGACATTATTTATCCTATGATCGCCCATGGACTACACAATTTATGCGCAATATCTATCATGTATCTGAAATTAGATGAGCCACTAGATTTAGCCATAAATAGTCTAAGCATTATAACGCGTATCATACTAGCGATTGGCGCTCTCTTAGCAGTGTATCAATATGTAACCTATAGACTGACTCAGCCAAAAACAAAAAATACTATTTAA
- the murD gene encoding UDP-N-acetylmuramoyl-L-alanine--D-glutamate ligase translates to MRLVILGGGESGTGAALLAKQKGIEVFVSDIGTIKGEYKDLLKIYAIPFEEGHHTIEKIKGTDQVIKSPGIPHETAIIQQLHACRIPIIDEISFAAPYAKGRIIAITGSNGKSTTAHLIYHLLYAAGYDVALAGNMGYSFARCLAKGSYDYYVLELSSFQLESLKNFKPNIACLLNITPDHLNRYNYSLEVYAKAKLNILRNMTPLDHFIYNKSDPITAAYLQAQNILPELHPIHPFSIWNSDGLCHCNVDGTSFCINREQIALPGRHNQYNAMVAITAAALAGVAPASIYAALPKFHGLSHRLEWCGAPQGIDCYNDSKSTNVASTRAALLSFNQPIIWIAGGVDKGNDYSLLLPILQERVKAIICLGKDNHFIIKAFGPLGLPIQETDNLDNAIHMALSIASPGEVILLSPACASFDLFKNFEDRGNQFKKKINKLIQKYPPPKI, encoded by the coding sequence ATGCGATTGGTTATACTAGGTGGAGGAGAAAGTGGTACAGGAGCAGCACTACTAGCCAAACAAAAAGGCATAGAGGTATTCGTTTCGGATATAGGTACAATAAAAGGTGAGTATAAAGATTTGCTGAAAATTTATGCCATTCCATTTGAAGAAGGCCACCATACGATAGAAAAAATAAAAGGGACTGATCAGGTAATCAAAAGCCCTGGTATACCCCATGAAACTGCAATCATTCAGCAGCTCCATGCATGCCGTATACCCATTATAGATGAAATAAGCTTTGCAGCACCCTATGCAAAAGGTAGGATCATAGCTATAACGGGTTCAAATGGAAAAAGTACTACAGCACACCTGATTTACCATTTGCTCTATGCGGCAGGATACGATGTAGCTTTGGCTGGGAATATGGGGTATAGTTTTGCAAGGTGTCTTGCAAAAGGTAGTTATGACTACTATGTATTAGAACTTTCCAGCTTTCAACTGGAAAGTCTTAAAAATTTTAAACCAAATATTGCCTGCCTATTAAATATTACACCTGATCACTTGAATAGATACAACTATTCTCTAGAAGTCTATGCGAAAGCTAAATTGAATATATTGCGCAATATGACTCCATTAGACCACTTTATTTACAACAAATCGGATCCAATCACTGCTGCATATCTTCAAGCACAAAATATTTTACCCGAACTGCACCCTATTCATCCATTCTCTATTTGGAATAGCGATGGGCTATGCCATTGTAATGTGGATGGTACCTCTTTTTGTATTAACAGGGAACAAATCGCTTTACCAGGTAGACACAATCAATACAATGCTATGGTTGCCATTACAGCAGCGGCATTAGCAGGGGTAGCACCTGCAAGCATTTATGCTGCTTTACCTAAGTTTCATGGGCTATCCCATCGATTAGAATGGTGTGGTGCCCCACAGGGGATAGACTGTTATAATGATTCAAAATCGACTAATGTAGCCTCTACAAGGGCTGCATTGCTTAGTTTTAACCAACCTATTATCTGGATAGCAGGAGGAGTAGATAAAGGAAACGACTATAGCCTACTATTGCCCATTCTACAAGAGCGGGTAAAAGCAATTATTTGTTTGGGAAAAGACAACCACTTCATTATAAAAGCTTTTGGTCCGCTAGGATTGCCCATACAAGAAACCGATAACCTAGATAACGCTATACATATGGCATTATCGATTGCATCACCTGGAGAAGTAATCCTTTTATCCCCAGCATGTGCTAGCTTTGACTTATTTAAAAATTTTGAAGATAGAGGCAACCAGTTTAAGAAAAAAATAAACAAATTAATTCAAAAGTATCCACCACCCAAAATTTAA
- the dnaE gene encoding DNA polymerase III subunit alpha yields the protein MPNFCHLHCHTEYSLLDGAAKVTRLIAANKQLGMDALAITDHGNMFGVPQFVAAAAKEGIKPIIGCEFYMAPDRQDHKDKTRYHQLLLAKNSIGYQNITKLCSLGFLEGYYYKPRIDKALLKQYKEGLIATTCCLSAEIPKTIIRHGEAAAEKLFLEWVALFGEDYYIELQRHGIKEQEICNLVLLRWAEKYNVKVIATNDVHYVAQQDSLAQDVLLCLQTGKDYNDPNRMRFNNDQFFLKPPEAMALLFADLPEALTNTLALVEKVETVSLTRDVLLPIFSLPSGFSDTNLYLSHLAFSGARAKYGTIPLEVENRLNYELTIIAQTGFAGYFLIVQDFIQAAVQLGVVVGPGRGSVAGSLVAFCIGITKIDPIRYNLLFERFLNPERVSMPDIDVDFDDEGRKKVIDYVIQKYGRNQVASIITFGSMAAKSAIRDVARVLGVPLARANYMTKLIPDKLGITLSEAFEEVKELAELKKSLTTPEGKVLDLAERLEGLVRHTGIHAAGIIIAPHDIVEYIPVKTDKNSDLLVTQYDGSVLEGIGMLKMDFLGLKTLSIIKDALQLIQQNRAISIDIDLIPLDDPITFKLYQSGNTKGTFQFESEGMRQWLIKLQPTTMEELIAMNALYRPGPMQFIPNFIARKHGKETIEYPHPLLETILKPTYGIMIYQEQIIQTAQAMAGYTLGSADLLRKAMGKKNATEMAKQRDIFITGAAQKHSIPKEKALHIFEIMEKFAQYGFNRSHAAAYSLIAYQTAYLKAHYPTEYMAAVLTHNQGDIEKIAFFMEESRQQGLSVLGPDINASQVNFSAGLHKEIRFGLGAIKGAGEAAVTAIIAARREKGAFKDIFDFIESIHLKSLNKKTMESLALSGAFDSFKALHRRQYLYEASGSSFIEKLIQYRNRIQKEQIEAAQSLFAASGYSQVKRPEPVDCTPYDPLEQLRIEKELVGFYISGHPLDPFKVDIKSFCNVTTQNILAASRKTVTIAGILTASTIKQNGKGNTFALLTLDDYHGSLHFALFGEDYLKYKHLLEVGKLLFLTGHVAIRYGNQEMQNFKPRTINLLEEMREKMAKGIHLKLMEEHINQQLVNELEACIKRYPGKYFIKISIIDHKSEITIPMLSTLYRIALSNELFGLLHSLSINFYLCT from the coding sequence ATGCCTAACTTTTGCCATTTACATTGTCATACAGAATATTCTTTATTGGATGGGGCCGCTAAGGTCACACGTTTAATAGCGGCGAATAAACAATTGGGGATGGATGCATTGGCCATTACCGACCATGGGAATATGTTTGGGGTCCCCCAATTTGTAGCTGCAGCTGCTAAGGAAGGAATAAAGCCCATTATAGGATGTGAGTTTTATATGGCACCTGATCGGCAGGATCATAAAGATAAAACCCGTTACCACCAGTTGTTGCTGGCTAAAAATAGCATAGGTTATCAAAATATTACCAAATTATGCTCCCTAGGTTTTTTAGAAGGCTATTACTATAAACCACGTATTGATAAAGCTTTACTCAAACAGTATAAAGAAGGTTTAATTGCCACTACCTGTTGTTTAAGTGCAGAGATTCCTAAAACCATTATACGCCATGGTGAAGCAGCAGCAGAAAAGCTTTTTTTAGAATGGGTTGCGCTATTTGGTGAAGATTACTACATAGAGCTACAAAGACATGGCATCAAGGAACAAGAAATTTGTAATCTCGTATTGCTCCGTTGGGCTGAAAAATATAATGTGAAAGTGATTGCCACCAACGATGTCCATTATGTTGCGCAACAGGACAGTCTTGCACAAGATGTATTGCTCTGCTTACAAACAGGAAAAGATTACAACGATCCCAATCGGATGCGTTTTAACAACGATCAATTTTTTTTAAAGCCACCAGAAGCCATGGCGCTGCTTTTTGCAGATCTACCAGAGGCGCTTACCAATACCCTAGCCTTGGTAGAAAAAGTAGAAACCGTTTCCTTAACACGTGATGTGCTGCTGCCTATTTTTAGCCTTCCGAGTGGATTTTCAGATACCAATCTCTATCTAAGCCATTTGGCTTTTTCTGGGGCACGTGCCAAGTATGGGACCATTCCTCTAGAGGTAGAGAACAGACTCAACTATGAATTGACCATTATTGCCCAGACCGGTTTTGCTGGCTATTTTCTAATTGTACAAGACTTTATTCAAGCAGCTGTGCAATTAGGTGTGGTTGTAGGGCCAGGTCGAGGATCGGTAGCAGGCTCTTTAGTGGCTTTTTGCATCGGCATTACCAAAATAGATCCCATACGCTATAATCTGCTTTTTGAACGTTTTTTGAATCCAGAACGGGTTTCTATGCCTGATATAGACGTAGATTTTGATGATGAAGGACGTAAAAAAGTAATTGATTACGTGATTCAAAAATATGGTAGAAACCAAGTAGCCTCGATTATCACCTTTGGTAGTATGGCCGCTAAATCTGCCATACGGGATGTAGCCCGTGTGTTGGGGGTACCTTTGGCACGGGCCAACTATATGACCAAGTTGATACCAGATAAACTAGGGATTACCTTATCAGAAGCTTTTGAAGAAGTAAAAGAACTGGCTGAGCTTAAAAAATCCCTTACCACACCAGAGGGTAAAGTATTGGATTTAGCAGAAAGATTAGAAGGGTTGGTCCGCCATACAGGTATTCATGCAGCAGGGATCATCATAGCACCCCATGATATTGTAGAATATATTCCAGTAAAAACAGATAAAAATTCTGATTTATTGGTTACCCAATATGATGGATCGGTACTTGAAGGAATCGGTATGCTAAAAATGGATTTTTTAGGCTTAAAGACGCTTAGTATTATTAAAGATGCCTTGCAATTGATCCAACAAAATAGAGCCATTTCTATAGATATAGATCTGATTCCTTTAGACGACCCGATTACTTTTAAACTATACCAATCCGGTAATACAAAAGGGACTTTTCAATTTGAGTCAGAAGGGATGCGTCAATGGTTGATCAAACTGCAACCCACTACGATGGAAGAGCTGATTGCGATGAATGCCCTTTATAGGCCAGGCCCTATGCAGTTTATTCCTAATTTTATTGCCCGCAAACATGGTAAAGAAACTATTGAATACCCTCATCCACTTTTAGAAACTATTTTAAAGCCCACTTACGGCATTATGATTTACCAAGAGCAAATCATACAAACCGCACAAGCAATGGCGGGTTATACGCTAGGAAGTGCAGATTTGCTGCGCAAAGCTATGGGGAAAAAAAATGCAACGGAAATGGCCAAACAGCGTGATATTTTCATAACTGGAGCGGCTCAAAAACATAGCATCCCTAAAGAAAAAGCATTGCATATTTTTGAGATTATGGAAAAGTTTGCACAATATGGTTTTAATCGTTCGCATGCAGCAGCCTATTCCCTAATTGCCTATCAAACGGCTTATCTAAAGGCCCACTACCCTACCGAATATATGGCGGCTGTATTAACCCATAACCAGGGTGATATTGAAAAAATTGCTTTTTTTATGGAAGAAAGTCGCCAGCAAGGACTATCGGTATTGGGCCCTGATATAAATGCCAGTCAAGTCAATTTCAGTGCAGGCCTCCATAAAGAAATAAGATTTGGGCTAGGCGCAATCAAAGGGGCAGGCGAGGCAGCAGTCACTGCTATTATAGCAGCAAGAAGGGAGAAAGGGGCTTTTAAAGATATTTTTGATTTTATCGAATCCATTCATCTTAAAAGCCTCAATAAAAAAACGATGGAATCACTTGCTTTATCAGGTGCTTTTGATAGCTTTAAAGCATTACATAGAAGACAGTATCTCTATGAAGCATCGGGTAGCAGTTTTATAGAAAAATTGATCCAATATCGCAATCGTATACAAAAAGAACAGATAGAAGCTGCGCAGTCGCTTTTTGCAGCTAGTGGCTATAGTCAAGTTAAAAGGCCAGAACCAGTTGACTGTACCCCTTATGATCCATTGGAACAACTGCGTATAGAGAAAGAACTAGTTGGTTTTTATATTTCTGGTCATCCACTAGATCCATTTAAAGTAGATATAAAAAGCTTTTGCAATGTAACTACACAAAATATACTAGCTGCTAGTCGAAAAACTGTCACCATAGCGGGTATACTTACTGCGTCTACTATTAAGCAAAATGGTAAAGGAAATACTTTTGCGTTACTCACATTAGATGATTACCATGGATCGTTACATTTTGCACTTTTTGGGGAAGACTATTTAAAATACAAGCATCTATTAGAAGTTGGGAAATTACTTTTCCTTACTGGACATGTAGCGATACGTTATGGCAACCAAGAGATGCAAAACTTTAAGCCCCGAACGATTAACCTATTAGAAGAGATGCGTGAAAAAATGGCGAAAGGCATTCATTTAAAGCTGATGGAAGAGCATATCAACCAACAGCTGGTGAACGAATTGGAAGCTTGTATCAAACGCTATCCAGGTAAATATTTTATAAAAATATCCATTATAGACCATAAATCCGAAATCACCATTCCAATGCTTTCTACTCTATATCGTATAGCACTCAGCAACGAACTATTTGGATTATTGCATAGCCTCTCTATAAATTTTTATTTATGTACTTAA
- a CDS encoding IS110 family transposase, producing the protein MKYIGIDIAKSSFVAAFPKGKGYTTATYKNDPNGIAIFLSKLDKCLDHCVLEATGNYGCLLVKMLLEADLSVSVINPKQIKHFTKVVNHITKTDKVDAELISLYGSKMEPKPYKMPLASIQALKQQKTLFAQLKKQLTMCYNLLESFSVLPKPDTVSLTMVKQTISYLEEQIVILEQQMLSITQETYQDLYKRISSIKGIGDRTTMELIVSTGGGNHFESAKQFSKYVGLAPIYEHSGSSVRKKGHINRHGNPQLRSLLYIASWSAIRFNKSCKDFYERLKERGKPGKVALIAVANKLIRQVFAIMRDHTFYVDGHLSKLKANP; encoded by the coding sequence ATGAAATACATAGGCATCGATATAGCAAAAAGTAGTTTTGTAGCTGCTTTCCCTAAAGGTAAAGGCTATACTACGGCTACGTATAAGAACGATCCAAATGGCATTGCAATCTTTTTGTCTAAACTTGATAAATGCTTAGATCACTGTGTTTTAGAGGCGACTGGCAACTATGGTTGTTTATTAGTAAAGATGCTTTTAGAAGCTGACCTATCTGTTTCAGTTATTAACCCTAAGCAGATCAAACACTTTACTAAGGTAGTGAACCATATAACGAAAACTGACAAGGTAGATGCGGAACTTATTTCTCTGTATGGATCAAAGATGGAGCCTAAACCCTACAAAATGCCTTTAGCCAGTATACAAGCCTTAAAGCAACAAAAAACACTTTTTGCTCAGTTGAAGAAACAATTGACAATGTGTTATAACTTGCTAGAGTCTTTTAGTGTGTTGCCTAAACCAGACACTGTATCTTTGACTATGGTCAAACAAACTATATCCTATTTGGAAGAACAAATAGTTATATTAGAGCAACAAATGCTTTCTATTACACAGGAAACTTATCAGGATCTCTATAAACGCATTAGCTCTATTAAAGGGATTGGCGATAGAACCACTATGGAACTTATCGTTTCCACTGGTGGAGGTAATCATTTTGAAAGCGCTAAACAGTTCTCTAAATATGTCGGTTTGGCACCTATTTATGAGCATTCAGGCTCATCGGTAAGAAAAAAAGGTCATATTAATCGTCATGGGAACCCGCAATTGCGTTCTTTGCTCTATATAGCTTCTTGGTCAGCTATACGCTTTAATAAGTCCTGTAAAGACTTTTATGAAAGGTTAAAAGAAAGAGGGAAACCTGGTAAAGTGGCTCTTATTGCTGTAGCTAATAAACTTATTAGACAGGTATTTGCTATTATGAGAGACCATACTTTTTATGTAGATGGACATCTATCTAAACTCAAGGCTAACCCTTAG
- the ruvX gene encoding Holliday junction resolvase RuvX — translation MENKLGRIIAIDYGLKRVGIAVTDPLQIIATPLTTIAAPILFPFLKDYLEQENVVTFVMGMPNYLNGKPSTMGKIIKQIATQLKKAFPAQSFYYQDERFTSKLALQGLYQAGYSKKDRADKSNIDKVSAAILLQSFLNQQIVV, via the coding sequence ATGGAAAATAAATTGGGTAGGATTATCGCCATAGATTATGGGCTCAAACGGGTCGGTATTGCTGTAACAGATCCTTTACAAATAATTGCTACCCCTTTGACAACAATTGCTGCCCCTATTTTATTTCCTTTTTTAAAGGATTATCTCGAACAAGAAAATGTAGTCACCTTTGTGATGGGTATGCCCAACTATTTGAATGGCAAACCTTCTACAATGGGTAAGATCATAAAACAGATCGCCACGCAATTAAAAAAAGCTTTTCCAGCCCAAAGTTTTTATTACCAAGATGAACGATTTACTTCTAAGTTGGCTTTACAAGGACTCTACCAAGCTGGCTATTCTAAAAAGGATAGAGCAGATAAAAGCAATATAGATAAGGTAAGTGCTGCAATTCTCTTACAATCTTTTTTAAATCAACAGATAGTTGTATGA
- a CDS encoding glutathione peroxidase, which translates to MDTHTNPHKDFSFTLLDGTTFHLCSGQVVLVVNTASRCGFARQFDALQRLHDRYHMHGFTVLGVSSQSFGKQEFEKPCDIATAIQNKSSGLTFPITQLTAVRGKSIHPFYAWAATQVSWCGRPKWNFHKYLIGKEGQCITWFASATDPLAPKVIETVEAALGNH; encoded by the coding sequence ATGGATACACATACCAACCCTCATAAAGATTTTTCGTTTACCCTATTAGATGGCACTACGTTTCATCTTTGTAGTGGGCAGGTAGTTTTAGTAGTCAATACAGCTTCGCGCTGTGGATTTGCCCGTCAATTCGATGCCTTACAAAGGCTGCATGATCGCTACCATATGCATGGTTTTACAGTGCTTGGGGTATCTTCTCAAAGTTTTGGCAAGCAAGAATTTGAAAAGCCTTGTGATATAGCAACTGCTATACAAAACAAATCAAGTGGCCTTACTTTTCCGATTACGCAGTTAACAGCTGTGCGTGGAAAATCCATTCATCCATTTTATGCATGGGCTGCTACACAAGTTTCTTGGTGTGGACGCCCAAAATGGAACTTTCATAAATACTTGATAGGGAAAGAGGGTCAATGCATTACATGGTTTGCTTCTGCAACAGATCCTTTAGCCCCAAAGGTCATAGAAACGGTAGAGGCTGCACTAGGGAACCACTAG
- a CDS encoding YebC/PmpR family DNA-binding transcriptional regulator gives MAGHSKWSNIKRKKTINDAKKSKIFTKLVKELTVAARTGGAEPEFNPRLRLAIQNAKGANMPKDPILRAISKASSHDVATYHEVTYEGYGPDGVAIMVVCMTDKVIRTVANVRAIFAKYGGSLEKNGAITFLFDYKGFFTIPSVDIKDDDDFTLGLIDAGAEALESDGAFAHVICAVENFRNIQKHLEAQSIAPTFAGLEYIAHTFVQVSDATLPKLIKLIDALKDDDDVQKVYHNIALQPDQEVLWT, from the coding sequence ATGGCAGGACATAGTAAGTGGTCTAATATAAAACGTAAAAAGACTATAAATGATGCAAAAAAAAGTAAAATTTTTACAAAGCTGGTTAAAGAGCTAACCGTAGCCGCCAGAACGGGCGGCGCTGAACCAGAATTTAACCCACGATTGCGTTTGGCCATTCAAAATGCCAAGGGGGCTAACATGCCAAAAGATCCCATACTACGTGCCATTAGTAAGGCAAGTAGCCATGATGTAGCTACTTATCATGAAGTGACCTATGAGGGATATGGGCCAGATGGAGTGGCCATCATGGTGGTCTGTATGACCGATAAAGTGATTAGAACAGTAGCCAATGTGCGGGCTATTTTTGCGAAATATGGAGGCAGTTTAGAAAAAAATGGTGCCATTACTTTCTTGTTTGATTACAAAGGCTTCTTTACCATTCCTTCTGTTGATATTAAAGATGATGATGATTTTACCTTAGGGTTAATAGATGCAGGCGCAGAAGCATTAGAAAGCGATGGTGCATTTGCCCATGTAATTTGTGCAGTAGAAAATTTTAGAAATATACAAAAACACTTAGAAGCACAGTCTATTGCACCAACTTTTGCTGGTTTAGAGTATATCGCTCATACTTTTGTTCAAGTAAGTGATGCTACATTGCCCAAGCTTATAAAGCTTATAGATGCGCTAAAAGATGACGATGATGTCCAAAAAGTCTATCATAATATCGCGCTTCAACCAGATCAGGAAGTTTTATGGACGTAA
- a CDS encoding lipid-A-disaccharide synthase, which translates to MRYYVIAGEHSGDMHGADLIRHIKSIDHYADFWCCGGTAMSQAMGRPCSVDGSKMAYMGIDFLKRWYTLWQLLKFCQKSLKHYQPTVVLLIDYSGFNMRLAAFAKKNGFLVHYYIPPKIWAHGQKRIAKIKQNVDHIWSILPFEVAYYHAQGYHTIDYVGNPLIQKVADHAINPFFKAENRLDHRPIIALLPGSRLDEIHRLLPLMVAQAAHFKGYQFVVAGLSIIPNSLYEALCPPTVQVIYDQSYDLMAVAKVAVIAAGTASLEAALFNLAQIVVYKFHPLAYCFYKTIITVDYISLVNLLMDHPVVPELIQYQLTDKKLYATLTNLLSDNGRTKQQAAYPAVHRLLSPKNGAAIAAKSIVAHAKQFLQNQQNNGK; encoded by the coding sequence ATGCGTTATTACGTTATTGCGGGTGAGCACTCTGGAGATATGCATGGAGCTGATTTGATTAGACACATCAAATCAATAGATCACTACGCCGATTTTTGGTGTTGTGGAGGAACTGCTATGTCTCAAGCTATGGGTAGGCCTTGCAGTGTAGACGGTTCAAAAATGGCCTATATGGGGATAGATTTTTTAAAAAGGTGGTATACCCTATGGCAGTTGCTAAAGTTTTGCCAAAAAAGTCTAAAGCACTACCAGCCAACTGTCGTTCTTTTAATTGACTACAGTGGCTTCAATATGAGGCTTGCTGCATTTGCTAAAAAAAATGGATTTCTAGTACACTACTATATACCGCCTAAAATCTGGGCACATGGTCAAAAAAGAATTGCAAAAATCAAGCAAAATGTAGACCACATATGGTCCATTCTACCTTTTGAAGTAGCCTATTATCATGCACAGGGCTACCATACAATTGACTATGTCGGCAATCCATTGATTCAAAAAGTTGCCGATCATGCCATCAATCCCTTTTTTAAGGCAGAAAATCGCCTCGACCATCGTCCGATTATAGCCCTATTACCCGGCAGTAGATTGGATGAAATTCATCGTTTATTGCCTCTAATGGTTGCGCAGGCAGCCCATTTTAAAGGCTATCAGTTTGTAGTAGCTGGATTAAGTATTATTCCAAACAGTTTGTATGAAGCACTATGCCCACCTACGGTTCAAGTTATTTATGACCAAAGCTATGACCTAATGGCCGTTGCAAAGGTGGCGGTGATTGCTGCTGGAACCGCTAGTTTAGAAGCTGCTTTATTTAATCTTGCACAAATAGTGGTCTATAAGTTCCATCCATTGGCCTATTGTTTTTATAAAACCATTATTACGGTAGATTACATCTCTTTGGTTAACCTTTTGATGGATCATCCGGTTGTTCCAGAACTCATTCAATATCAACTAACAGACAAAAAGCTCTATGCTACTTTAACCAACCTACTATCGGACAATGGTAGGACTAAACAACAAGCAGCCTATCCAGCAGTTCACCGATTGCTGAGTCCAAAAAATGGCGCTGCAATAGCTGCAAAGTCCATAGTAGCCCACGCCAAACAGTTCCTTCAAAACCAACAAAATAATGGAAAATAA